A single window of Halobacterium jilantaiense DNA harbors:
- a CDS encoding DUF2298 domain-containing protein, whose product MSEVALVARWLLFYAGLTLAGLPVARLAFPSAPDDGAGFALPVATGVVTMTAFYIGQFSFGPWTALASVVVLAALGGLAHVAGERRGRGGYAWRRAAGAFGVFAAGFLFVLSFRAMNPVMSGWGGEKFLHTGLLNAMLRTDALPPEDMWYAGEAVRYYYGLPTFNAVAALLTDTSVEYVHNLTIAGYFGTLVVAAYSLTGWLTHDRGYSRRLGGALGVFFVALAGNTVTVVRFALNQLPRDLAVEYGRAAFNVNRADYPQVLFEQGSLGTWGWWDTRYVVEGTLQEFPLYSFVKADMHGHTVTTGFLVLSAALAYAYVQTPEDRRGRRLALLFGGLGAVAGYFGVTNTWSMPSAVGMAWLACVYADPHPATLLPGSLGTSVRALAPDPNESALARVVAEAWRTVLAAVVAVGVGVTGYALASPFLLASVPPNDGVGLFPPRTTAVGVLLLYGALLALFVAYLVTRYAAIEDASARGVALAAGGLVAAVAVTTQLGDLGGIAVLLPVVAAAWIAMRTRASTGFETTLVVAGVGLLLSMELVHAKVHPFELARWNTTLKVAIQGWVFAGLAAGPIAAVLLRDVYDAAGGLSLDSIRESAGPALSVSVVSVVLAFVLVASSMFAPLVVATDVVEPHDAGVEPTLDGYAEHRADHPEQVAAMSWFKEAVGETQSVLWMERETGHPTFVEKPGLSRGWQNPVSTLTGLPTVAGWFHETGYRGDAPYEQRVSDVSVLYETTDDRSRAAQLAKYDVQYVWVGPLERENYDVADLGADPGIEPVYENDAVTIYRVTHDDLAGVTDGANAYRP is encoded by the coding sequence TCGTGACGATGACTGCGTTCTACATCGGGCAGTTCTCGTTCGGACCGTGGACGGCGCTCGCGAGCGTCGTCGTGCTCGCTGCGCTCGGCGGGCTCGCCCACGTCGCGGGTGAACGCCGCGGCCGCGGCGGCTACGCCTGGCGTCGGGCCGCCGGCGCGTTCGGGGTGTTCGCCGCGGGGTTCCTGTTCGTGCTGTCGTTCCGGGCGATGAACCCCGTGATGAGCGGATGGGGCGGCGAGAAGTTCCTCCACACCGGGCTCCTGAACGCCATGCTGCGAACCGACGCGCTCCCGCCGGAGGACATGTGGTACGCCGGCGAGGCGGTGCGGTACTACTACGGGCTGCCGACGTTCAACGCCGTCGCCGCCCTGTTGACCGACACCAGCGTGGAGTACGTCCACAACCTCACCATCGCCGGCTACTTCGGGACGCTCGTCGTCGCCGCGTACTCGCTGACCGGCTGGCTCACGCACGACCGCGGCTACTCGCGGCGGCTCGGCGGCGCGCTCGGCGTGTTCTTCGTCGCGCTCGCCGGGAACACCGTCACCGTCGTGCGGTTCGCGCTGAACCAGTTGCCCCGGGACCTCGCCGTCGAGTACGGTCGCGCGGCGTTCAACGTGAACCGAGCCGACTACCCCCAGGTGCTGTTCGAACAGGGCAGCCTCGGGACGTGGGGCTGGTGGGACACCCGGTACGTCGTCGAGGGCACGCTCCAGGAGTTCCCGCTGTACTCGTTCGTGAAAGCCGACATGCACGGCCACACCGTCACCACGGGGTTCCTCGTGCTGTCGGCGGCACTCGCGTACGCCTACGTGCAGACGCCCGAAGACAGGCGGGGGCGGCGGCTCGCCCTGCTGTTCGGCGGGCTCGGTGCGGTCGCTGGCTACTTCGGCGTGACGAACACGTGGTCGATGCCGAGCGCCGTCGGGATGGCGTGGCTGGCGTGCGTCTACGCCGACCCGCACCCCGCTACGCTCCTCCCGGGGAGCCTCGGAACCAGCGTCCGGGCGCTCGCTCCCGACCCCAACGAGTCTGCGCTCGCGCGGGTCGTCGCCGAGGCGTGGCGGACCGTCCTCGCGGCCGTCGTCGCGGTCGGCGTCGGCGTCACCGGGTACGCGCTGGCGTCGCCGTTCCTGCTGGCGAGCGTCCCGCCGAACGACGGCGTCGGGCTGTTCCCGCCGCGCACGACGGCGGTCGGCGTGCTCCTGCTGTACGGCGCGCTGCTCGCGCTGTTCGTCGCGTATCTCGTCACCCGGTACGCCGCCATCGAGGACGCCAGCGCGAGGGGCGTCGCGCTCGCCGCTGGCGGACTCGTCGCCGCCGTCGCGGTCACCACCCAGCTCGGCGACCTCGGCGGCATCGCCGTGCTCCTCCCGGTCGTCGCCGCCGCCTGGATAGCGATGCGCACCCGTGCGTCGACGGGCTTCGAGACGACGCTCGTCGTCGCCGGCGTCGGCCTCCTGCTCTCGATGGAACTCGTCCACGCGAAGGTCCACCCGTTCGAGCTGGCGCGCTGGAACACCACGCTGAAGGTCGCCATCCAGGGCTGGGTGTTCGCCGGGCTCGCCGCCGGCCCCATCGCCGCCGTGCTGCTGCGGGACGTCTACGACGCCGCAGGCGGCCTCTCGCTGGACTCGATTCGGGAGTCGGCTGGGCCCGCGCTCTCCGTCAGCGTGGTCTCGGTCGTCCTCGCGTTCGTGCTCGTCGCGTCCTCAATGTTCGCGCCGCTGGTCGTCGCCACCGACGTCGTCGAACCCCACGACGCCGGCGTCGAACCGACTCTCGACGGCTACGCCGAACACCGTGCCGACCACCCGGAACAGGTCGCCGCGATGTCGTGGTTCAAGGAGGCGGTCGGCGAGACGCAGTCCGTCCTCTGGATGGAGCGCGAGACCGGGCACCCGACGTTCGTGGAGAAACCGGGGCTGAGCAGGGGCTGGCAGAACCCCGTGTCCACGCTCACCGGGCTGCCGACCGTCGCCGGCTGGTTCCACGAGACCGGCTACCGGGGCGACGCGCCCTACGAGCAGCGCGTCAGCGACGTCAGCGTCCTCTACGAGACGACCGACGACCGCTCGCGGGCCGCCCAGCTCGCGAAGTACGACGTCCAGTACGTCTGGGTCGGCCCCCTCGAACGCGAGAACTACGACGTCGCCGACCTCGGTGCCGACCCCGGCATCGAGCCCGTCTACGAGAACGACGCCGTCACCATCTATCGCGTGACCCACGACGACCTCGCCGGCGTCACCGACGGCGCGAACGCGTATCGGCCGTAA
- the dnaJ gene encoding molecular chaperone DnaJ — protein MSEDFYDVLGVSRDADEDEIMAAYREKVSEYHPDVSDEPDAEETFKKIQKAKDVLTDDEKRQQYDQLGHDRFTEAEKRGGAGGGAGRGGMGGGNPFGGGGGGMGDIFDQFFGGGGQGGRGQSRPQQGRDLRTNLTVTLEEAYEGVSKQVTVRRPERCSDCGGKGYPDDADVRTCPQCDGQGVVTQVRQTPLGRVQQRQECSRCGGEGEIHSESCSTCNGQGQTRERATLTVDVPEGIRTGQTLRMDGEGAPGDRGARNGDLLVDVTVEEHPDFEREGDDLHHRHAVSFPQAVFGADIEVPTLDGAATFDLDAGTQSGETFRLEGKGMPRLRRRGHGDLYVTVQVVTPDSLNDEQRDALEAFAEAGGEEIDVEQGFFEKLKNSF, from the coding sequence ATGAGTGAGGACTTCTACGACGTCCTCGGCGTGAGTCGGGACGCCGACGAGGACGAGATCATGGCTGCGTACCGCGAGAAGGTGTCGGAGTACCACCCCGACGTGAGCGACGAGCCCGACGCCGAAGAGACGTTCAAGAAGATTCAGAAAGCCAAGGACGTCCTCACCGACGACGAGAAGCGCCAGCAGTACGACCAGCTCGGTCACGACCGCTTCACCGAGGCCGAGAAGCGCGGCGGTGCCGGCGGCGGCGCGGGCCGCGGCGGCATGGGCGGCGGCAACCCCTTCGGCGGGGGCGGTGGCGGCATGGGCGACATCTTCGACCAGTTCTTCGGCGGCGGCGGCCAGGGCGGCCGCGGCCAGTCCCGCCCACAGCAGGGCCGGGACCTGCGCACTAACCTCACCGTCACGCTCGAAGAGGCATACGAGGGCGTCTCCAAGCAGGTGACCGTCCGGCGGCCCGAGCGCTGTTCGGACTGCGGGGGCAAGGGCTACCCCGACGACGCGGACGTCCGCACCTGCCCGCAGTGCGACGGCCAGGGCGTCGTCACCCAGGTCCGACAGACCCCGCTCGGCCGCGTCCAGCAGCGCCAGGAGTGTTCGCGCTGCGGCGGCGAGGGCGAAATCCACTCCGAGTCGTGTTCGACCTGCAACGGCCAGGGGCAGACCCGCGAGCGCGCCACGCTCACCGTCGACGTCCCCGAGGGCATCCGCACCGGGCAGACGCTCCGCATGGACGGCGAGGGCGCGCCCGGCGACCGTGGCGCTCGCAACGGCGACCTCCTCGTCGACGTCACCGTCGAGGAGCACCCGGACTTCGAGCGCGAGGGCGACGACCTCCACCACCGCCACGCCGTCTCCTTCCCGCAGGCCGTCTTCGGCGCGGACATCGAAGTCCCGACGCTCGACGGCGCAGCCACCTTCGACCTCGACGCCGGCACTCAGAGCGGCGAGACCTTCCGCCTCGAAGGGAAGGGCATGCCCCGCCTCCGTCGCCGCGGCCACGGTGACCTCTACGTCACGGTTCAGGTCGTCACCCCGGACTCCCTGAACGACGAGCAGCGCGACGCCCTCGAAGCCTTCGCGGAAGCCGGCGGCGAGGAAATCGACGTCGAACAGGGGTTCTTCGAGAAACTCAAGAACTCGTTCTAA
- a CDS encoding acyl-CoA synthetase family protein: METVADVVAGLDDPEQPALRHTRTQDARSTRARVYKTGNALRHRGVRVDAGVAILDVPEPEAVHTLLGASLLGASVEFGPDPVVDARVLAGPTAELGAYDLPAGGQRVGWGDPPADPSWMYFERDVWSENPAFPEPEITGETGLLGDATHGEVVAAAGRVAEQYDSSDEVAVRAPLSHPGTVVAGVVAPLIAGATVVLPPAGGEGTVAVAADDETPEERVVSPENATPT, translated from the coding sequence ATGGAGACAGTCGCGGACGTCGTCGCGGGACTGGACGACCCCGAACAGCCGGCGCTGCGGCACACGCGGACACAGGACGCCCGTTCGACCCGGGCACGGGTGTACAAAACCGGGAACGCGCTCCGGCACCGCGGCGTCCGGGTGGACGCCGGCGTCGCGATTCTGGACGTGCCCGAGCCGGAGGCTGTCCACACTCTCCTCGGGGCGTCGCTGCTCGGTGCGAGCGTCGAGTTCGGGCCGGACCCCGTGGTGGACGCGCGGGTGCTCGCCGGGCCGACGGCCGAACTCGGGGCGTACGACCTGCCGGCGGGCGGGCAGCGCGTCGGCTGGGGCGACCCGCCGGCGGACCCGTCGTGGATGTACTTCGAGCGCGACGTCTGGAGCGAGAACCCCGCGTTCCCCGAGCCCGAGATAACCGGGGAGACGGGGCTTCTCGGCGACGCGACCCACGGTGAGGTCGTCGCGGCGGCCGGGCGCGTGGCCGAGCAGTACGACAGCTCCGACGAGGTGGCGGTGCGCGCGCCGCTGTCGCACCCCGGAACGGTCGTCGCCGGCGTCGTCGCCCCGCTGATTGCAGGTGCGACCGTCGTGCTACCGCCGGCGGGCGGCGAGGGAACGGTCGCGGTCGCCGCCGACGACGAGACCCCCGAGGAGCGCGTGGTGTCGCCCGAGAACGCGACGCCCACGTAA
- a CDS encoding GNAT family N-acetyltransferase yields MPGPILEVSDSEDSDLVLRTVEREDAPFLQRVFTDPYARLGLHEATHKSEAEVEEFVEEQVEDDSNAAYFACVDDEDAPFDHPDEDETEVVAFVYANHVDRDRPGLVVWVPEEHRGDGHAEPALELVLDALWRTYDAHTVGATVLGGDEFTQNLVESVGFVDEGRGREVQFVDGAYRDEIEYGLLREEWGGQ; encoded by the coding sequence ATGCCAGGTCCTATTCTCGAAGTGAGCGATAGCGAGGACAGCGACCTCGTGTTGCGGACCGTCGAACGCGAGGACGCACCGTTCCTCCAGCGGGTGTTCACCGACCCGTACGCCCGCCTCGGGCTCCACGAGGCGACCCACAAGAGCGAGGCGGAGGTCGAGGAGTTCGTCGAGGAGCAGGTCGAGGACGACAGCAACGCGGCGTACTTCGCGTGCGTCGACGACGAGGACGCGCCGTTCGACCACCCCGACGAGGACGAGACCGAGGTGGTCGCGTTCGTGTACGCCAACCACGTCGACCGCGACCGGCCGGGGCTCGTGGTGTGGGTCCCCGAGGAACACCGGGGCGACGGCCACGCCGAACCGGCGCTCGAACTCGTTCTGGACGCGCTGTGGCGGACTTACGACGCCCACACCGTGGGTGCGACCGTCCTCGGCGGCGACGAGTTCACGCAGAACCTCGTGGAGTCGGTTGGGTTCGTCGACGAGGGGCGCGGCCGAGAGGTCCAGTTCGTGGACGGCGCGTACCGCGACGAGATCGAGTACGGACTGCTCCGCGAGGAGTGGGGGGGCCAGTGA
- a CDS encoding GNAT family N-acetyltransferase, translating to MPGPIITEGDRVTFRTVERDDAAHLQRSSTDPRVRYSLGSIHHRSLGEQEDGIEHWVEQDGSFVTVVCADAEDAPAGHPDDDETTPIGSFSARHVDGDRAWLAYWLLPEHIGEGYGRDMATTGIDYVFEHYDLRGISAGAYEFNDASRGLLEDMGFTQVARRREARYIDGDYYDEVRYDVLRDEWMAEHGDGET from the coding sequence ATGCCGGGACCGATTATCACCGAGGGCGACCGGGTCACGTTCCGGACCGTCGAGCGCGACGACGCGGCCCACCTCCAGCGGTCGAGCACCGACCCCCGGGTCCGGTACTCGCTGGGCTCTATCCACCACCGGTCGCTCGGCGAGCAGGAAGACGGCATCGAACACTGGGTCGAGCAGGACGGGAGTTTCGTCACGGTCGTGTGCGCCGACGCCGAGGACGCGCCGGCGGGCCACCCCGACGACGACGAGACCACACCCATCGGGTCGTTCAGCGCTCGCCACGTCGACGGTGACCGGGCGTGGCTCGCGTACTGGCTGCTCCCCGAGCACATCGGCGAGGGGTACGGCCGCGACATGGCCACCACCGGCATCGACTACGTCTTCGAGCACTACGACCTCCGCGGCATCTCAGCGGGCGCGTACGAGTTCAACGACGCCTCCCGCGGCCTCCTCGAAGACATGGGGTTCACGCAGGTGGCGCGCCGCCGCGAGGCCCGGTACATCGACGGCGACTACTACGACGAAGTGCGGTACGACGTGCTCCGCGACGAGTGGATGGCCGAGCACGGCGACGGCGAGACCTGA
- a CDS encoding AMP-binding protein, which translates to MDSLDEVDDLVHEPSREFVESTNVYQFMEAYGIDGVDELRERSTDDLDWFWGELPAYLGLEFFEDFDEVRDDAEGPQFTEWYPGAKLNVAHNTVDRHAEPGSGSRNHVACIWEGEDGEVRQQTYHDLHRQANRVANALDERGIGKGDTVGLYMPMVPEVQSILYGIFKAGAVAVPIFSGFGVDATATRIADAECSVVFTGDGFLRRGDRLTLKDTLDDAIEQAGHVEHTIVYERLGIADSDDETLTWTRRDEWWDEAVGEQPADFETRSMDASDPCMLLYSSGTTGQPKGIVHTHAGALVQPAKEIHFGFDQQPGDRFFWVSDIGWMMGPWTLIGNHAFAGTTVMYEGAPDHPEPDRFWDIIAEHGVTQFGISPTAIRALREYDDDYVDDHDLSSLRILGSTGEPWDPESWRWFYDHVGGGDTPIVNISGGTEVFGCFLMPMPTESLKPCTLGGPGLGMDIDIVDEDGRSIRDEHERGYLVARSSNPAMTKSLWRGDERYLTEYWSRFEDVWNHGDWAQMDEDGFWFLHGRADDAINVAGRKVGPAEVEGALIDHDAVNQAAAVGVPDDTTGEAVVAYAILDDAFQPNDELREALREHVGAELGKPFRPREVLFVDAFPKTQSGKIIRRAIEGAYTGEDVGDMSSIENPDALDALRDAR; encoded by the coding sequence ATGGATTCCCTCGACGAAGTGGACGACCTCGTCCACGAACCGAGCCGGGAGTTCGTCGAGTCGACGAACGTCTACCAGTTCATGGAGGCGTACGGCATCGACGGCGTCGACGAGCTCCGCGAGCGCAGCACCGACGACCTCGACTGGTTCTGGGGCGAACTGCCGGCGTACCTCGGTCTGGAGTTCTTCGAGGACTTCGACGAAGTCCGGGACGACGCCGAGGGCCCCCAGTTCACCGAGTGGTACCCGGGCGCGAAGCTGAACGTCGCGCACAACACGGTCGACCGGCACGCCGAACCCGGCAGCGGCAGCCGGAACCACGTCGCCTGCATCTGGGAGGGCGAGGACGGCGAGGTCCGCCAGCAGACCTACCACGACCTCCACCGGCAGGCCAACCGGGTCGCGAACGCGCTCGACGAGCGCGGCATCGGGAAGGGCGACACGGTCGGGCTCTACATGCCGATGGTGCCGGAGGTACAGAGCATCCTCTACGGCATCTTCAAGGCCGGTGCGGTGGCCGTCCCCATCTTCTCCGGGTTCGGCGTCGACGCCACCGCCACTCGCATCGCGGACGCCGAGTGTTCGGTCGTGTTCACCGGCGACGGCTTCCTCCGGCGCGGCGACCGGCTCACGCTCAAGGACACCCTCGACGACGCCATCGAGCAGGCCGGCCACGTCGAACACACCATCGTCTACGAGCGGCTCGGCATCGCCGACAGCGACGACGAGACGCTGACGTGGACGCGCCGCGACGAGTGGTGGGACGAGGCCGTCGGCGAGCAGCCCGCCGACTTCGAGACGCGGTCGATGGACGCCAGCGACCCCTGCATGCTGCTGTACTCGTCCGGAACGACGGGTCAGCCGAAGGGCATCGTCCACACGCACGCCGGCGCGCTCGTCCAGCCCGCGAAAGAGATTCACTTCGGGTTCGACCAGCAGCCCGGCGACCGCTTCTTCTGGGTGAGCGACATCGGCTGGATGATGGGGCCGTGGACGCTCATCGGCAACCACGCGTTCGCCGGCACCACCGTGATGTACGAGGGCGCGCCCGACCACCCCGAGCCCGACCGCTTCTGGGACATCATCGCAGAACACGGCGTCACCCAGTTCGGCATCTCGCCGACCGCCATCCGCGCGCTCCGCGAGTACGACGACGACTACGTCGACGACCACGACCTCTCCTCGCTGCGCATCCTCGGCTCCACGGGCGAGCCCTGGGACCCCGAGTCCTGGCGGTGGTTCTACGACCACGTCGGCGGCGGCGACACGCCCATCGTGAACATCTCGGGGGGCACCGAGGTGTTCGGCTGCTTCCTGATGCCGATGCCGACGGAGTCGCTGAAACCCTGCACGCTCGGCGGCCCCGGCCTCGGGATGGACATCGACATCGTGGACGAGGACGGCCGCTCCATCCGCGACGAGCACGAGCGCGGCTACCTCGTCGCGCGCTCCTCGAACCCCGCGATGACCAAGAGCCTCTGGCGCGGCGACGAGCGCTACCTGACCGAGTACTGGTCGCGCTTCGAGGACGTCTGGAACCACGGCGACTGGGCGCAGATGGACGAGGACGGCTTCTGGTTCCTCCACGGCCGCGCCGACGACGCCATCAACGTCGCGGGCCGCAAGGTCGGGCCCGCCGAGGTCGAGGGCGCGCTCATCGACCACGACGCCGTCAATCAGGCCGCCGCGGTCGGCGTCCCCGACGACACCACCGGCGAGGCCGTCGTCGCGTACGCGATTCTCGACGACGCGTTCCAGCCGAACGACGAACTCCGCGAGGCGCTGCGCGAACACGTCGGCGCGGAACTCGGGAAGCCGTTCCGGCCCCGCGAGGTGCTGTTCGTCGACGCGTTCCCGAAGACCCAGTCGGGGAAAATCATCCGGCGCGCAATCGAGGGAGCCTACACCGGCGAGGACGTCGGCGACATGTCCAGCATCGAGAACCCGGACGCCCTCGACGCGCTGCGGGACGCCCGGTAG
- a CDS encoding LolA family protein has product MLRSRLRSARLLAVLAVLSLVVLAAAFVAFGTPGASSGAPIGDDAGDTYEAIDGVDATRTTVLQRGGDIQRTVASVQLRPGSSHRRVEVLETTDRRHEVLVENDSTVWMYDRDASKVTRFSVSGPVVGPTFGDRVERLFERLNVTAADDSATVDGVSPLPVVPQSAAGPTATTDAAGLRLSFEGTASVDGREAYVLELSAPGSESDTFQQTLWVDTQRFFALQRQTSWTADSQRMTVTTTYENVTFDPGLDEGTFTFDPPENATVETLETPERTAYASAEQLRAATNISVPDPDVPASLRLTAATQTTGEVDGVGLRYVNDTASVSVAKYDRTFPPRGDREVTVAGQDAAVSFGSTTSVSWNCGEYRYTVRGSGVSVEALLAVAESVGCE; this is encoded by the coding sequence ATGCTACGGAGCCGGCTGCGCTCCGCGCGACTCCTCGCGGTACTCGCAGTCCTCTCACTCGTCGTCCTCGCCGCCGCGTTCGTCGCGTTCGGGACGCCGGGCGCGTCCAGCGGCGCGCCCATCGGCGACGACGCCGGCGACACCTACGAGGCCATCGACGGCGTCGACGCCACCCGCACCACGGTCCTACAGCGCGGCGGCGACATCCAGCGCACGGTCGCCAGTGTGCAGCTTCGGCCCGGCAGCAGCCACCGCCGCGTCGAAGTCCTCGAAACCACCGACCGCCGCCACGAGGTCCTCGTGGAGAACGACTCGACGGTCTGGATGTACGACCGCGACGCGAGCAAGGTGACGCGGTTCTCGGTGTCGGGGCCAGTCGTCGGTCCGACGTTCGGCGACCGAGTCGAGCGACTGTTCGAGCGGCTGAACGTCACGGCGGCCGACGACTCGGCGACCGTCGACGGCGTCTCGCCGCTCCCGGTCGTCCCGCAGAGCGCGGCGGGCCCGACAGCCACCACCGACGCGGCCGGCCTGCGGCTGTCCTTCGAGGGGACGGCGTCGGTCGACGGCCGCGAGGCGTACGTGCTGGAGCTGTCGGCCCCGGGCAGTGAGTCCGACACCTTCCAGCAGACGCTCTGGGTGGACACGCAGCGATTCTTCGCGCTGCAGCGTCAGACGTCGTGGACAGCGGACAGCCAGCGGATGACTGTCACGACCACCTACGAGAACGTCACCTTCGACCCCGGACTCGACGAGGGCACGTTCACCTTCGACCCGCCCGAGAACGCCACCGTCGAGACACTGGAGACGCCCGAGCGGACCGCGTACGCCTCCGCTGAGCAGCTCCGGGCGGCGACGAACATCTCGGTCCCCGACCCGGACGTGCCGGCGTCGCTCCGGCTCACCGCCGCCACCCAGACCACGGGCGAGGTCGACGGCGTCGGCCTCCGGTACGTCAACGACACGGCCTCGGTGTCGGTCGCAAAGTACGACCGGACGTTCCCGCCGCGCGGCGACCGCGAAGTCACGGTGGCGGGTCAGGACGCCGCCGTCTCGTTCGGGTCGACCACGTCGGTGTCCTGGAACTGCGGGGAGTACCGGTACACCGTCCGGGGCAGCGGCGTCTCCGTGGAGGCGCTGCTGGCCGTCGCGGAGTCAGTCGGCTGCGAGTAG
- a CDS encoding GNAT family N-acetyltransferase, with product MFARDAKNHEEVWLLDRLDEYGFEDPAFRSRDYVLAVDEDTNERAGFARLRVHAGDATDGEERVCEFTNIGVLADWRGRGVGAHLLEYLVEDARTQGLDEAYALTDEPAYLEQFGFERVDESDLPAPLGDRLSATREYQPDAEPLRVAFDAFEMPERLRRRFADDHGEDGGDDADTAEDFGIDSDSATYKYDTGG from the coding sequence ATGTTCGCCCGGGACGCGAAGAACCACGAGGAGGTGTGGCTGCTCGACAGGCTCGACGAGTACGGGTTCGAGGACCCGGCGTTCCGGTCCCGGGACTACGTACTCGCCGTCGACGAGGACACGAACGAGCGAGCGGGCTTCGCGCGCCTCCGCGTCCACGCCGGCGACGCCACGGACGGCGAGGAGCGCGTCTGCGAGTTCACGAACATCGGCGTGCTGGCCGACTGGCGGGGCCGCGGCGTCGGAGCCCACCTCCTCGAGTACCTCGTGGAGGACGCCCGCACGCAGGGCCTCGACGAGGCGTACGCGCTGACGGACGAGCCGGCGTACCTCGAGCAGTTCGGCTTCGAGCGCGTCGACGAGTCCGACCTGCCGGCACCGCTGGGTGACCGGCTGTCCGCGACCCGAGAGTACCAGCCGGACGCAGAGCCGCTTCGCGTGGCGTTCGACGCCTTCGAGATGCCAGAGCGGCTCCGCCGCCGGTTCGCGGACGACCACGGCGAGGACGGCGGCGACGACGCGGACACCGCCGAGGACTTCGGCATCGACTCGGACTCCGCGACCTACAAGTACGACACTGGCGGGTGA
- a CDS encoding S66 family peptidase codes for MTEFVTPPAMTPGDRVAVLAPSSGGARDAPHLLELALDRLRNVFDLDPVVYPTARQSNEFLSSHPEARAANLHAAFRDPEISGVFATVGGSDQLRVLRHLDPGVFREHPTRFYGMSDNTNLGLYLWREGVVSFNGAQLLNEIATPGDVPAYTEQYCRRAFFEDPAGELEPSDEWTDEPSHWWTDPSLLGDRPEYEPNPGWRWAGGDRTATGRLWGGCLSVLDWHLASDRYLPEPERLDGAVLCIETAEGLPSPDDVGGSLMAMGERGLLERFDAVLVGRPPTRSFAADPPGGDRKAYRAALYDAVAEQVARYDPDAPVVLGLDWGHTNPVAPIPVGREATVDPGERRLDIH; via the coding sequence ATGACCGAGTTCGTTACGCCGCCAGCGATGACTCCCGGCGACCGGGTCGCCGTCCTCGCGCCGTCCTCGGGCGGTGCCCGGGACGCCCCGCACCTCCTCGAACTGGCGCTCGACCGCCTCCGAAACGTCTTCGACCTCGACCCAGTCGTCTACCCGACCGCCCGCCAGAGCAACGAGTTCCTGTCGAGCCACCCCGAGGCGCGAGCCGCCAACCTCCACGCCGCGTTCCGCGACCCCGAGATTTCGGGGGTGTTCGCGACTGTCGGCGGCAGCGACCAGCTGCGCGTCCTCCGGCACCTCGACCCCGGCGTGTTCCGCGAGCACCCGACGCGCTTCTACGGGATGAGCGACAACACGAACCTCGGCCTCTATCTCTGGCGCGAGGGCGTCGTCTCGTTCAACGGTGCCCAGTTGCTGAACGAGATTGCGACCCCGGGCGACGTCCCCGCGTACACGGAACAGTACTGCCGGCGAGCCTTCTTCGAGGACCCCGCCGGCGAACTCGAACCGAGCGACGAGTGGACCGACGAACCCAGCCACTGGTGGACGGACCCGAGCCTGCTCGGTGACCGACCGGAGTACGAGCCGAACCCGGGCTGGCGGTGGGCGGGCGGCGACCGGACCGCCACGGGCCGGCTCTGGGGCGGCTGCCTGTCGGTGCTGGACTGGCACCTCGCCAGCGACCGCTACCTCCCGGAACCCGAACGCCTCGACGGCGCGGTGCTCTGCATCGAGACCGCGGAGGGGCTGCCGAGCCCGGACGACGTGGGCGGCAGCCTGATGGCGATGGGCGAGCGCGGCCTCCTGGAGCGCTTCGACGCGGTGCTCGTCGGCCGGCCGCCGACCCGGAGTTTCGCTGCCGACCCGCCCGGCGGCGACCGCAAGGCGTACCGGGCAGCGCTCTACGACGCGGTCGCCGAGCAGGTCGCGCGGTACGACCCCGACGCGCCGGTCGTGCTGGGCCTCGACTGGGGGCACACGAACCCTGTCGCGCCGATACCTGTCGGACGCGAAGCCACGGTGGACCCCGGCGAGCGGCGACTGGATATTCACTGA